In the Arthrobacter zhaoxinii genome, one interval contains:
- a CDS encoding DNA cytosine methyltransferase encodes MIPVVDIFAGPGGLNEGFSSIRDEQGKRVFKTVLSIEMETSAVKTLTLRAAHRFLLDLPEGQPEIYKKYLSQDVTYDEMRAAPEVAEAFAHAGAEVRQFTLSEDSRPESDALIRESLQDSSEWVLIGGPPCQAYSMAGRSRRKHDATFKDDHKHFLYKEYLHIITEFRPAVFVMENVKGMLSSKSGDGKIFELIEQDLRAPGYDLHSMVVSSDTGELKPTDFIIKSEQFGIPQKRHRVIIVGLRRDAQLPAPKVLESREPVSVQDAIWSLPHLRSGISRRPQSTWEDWATIRAQAHKFLQALPGKERASAPSLYELETKSNSVRPPEPFDKASAAGELQTWLRKDAAPVTWNHEARGHMLEDLVRYYLLAALVTADGSSPKVRSLPTAHWPKHNNINNVVVPFEDRFRVQAWGKPSSTVVSHIAKDGHYYIHPDHEQMRSLTVREAARLQTFPDNYIFLGNRTQQYTQVGNAVPPLLASKIAQRIAEVLGSTLLGVQRSNLDL; translated from the coding sequence GTGATTCCCGTCGTTGACATCTTTGCTGGCCCTGGCGGCCTGAACGAAGGCTTCTCCAGCATCCGCGACGAGCAGGGTAAGCGGGTCTTCAAGACGGTTCTATCGATTGAGATGGAGACGTCAGCGGTAAAGACTCTTACCCTGCGCGCGGCTCACCGGTTCCTTTTGGATTTGCCTGAAGGTCAACCTGAGATCTATAAGAAGTACCTTTCCCAAGACGTGACGTACGACGAAATGCGTGCCGCGCCGGAGGTGGCTGAGGCTTTCGCGCACGCGGGAGCCGAAGTCCGGCAGTTCACCCTGAGTGAGGACAGCCGTCCAGAGTCCGACGCGTTAATCCGCGAATCTCTTCAGGACTCCTCCGAATGGGTCCTGATCGGCGGACCGCCGTGCCAGGCCTACTCGATGGCCGGACGCTCCCGGCGCAAGCACGACGCCACGTTCAAGGACGATCACAAGCACTTCCTGTACAAGGAATACCTTCACATCATCACCGAGTTCCGCCCTGCGGTCTTCGTGATGGAAAACGTGAAAGGCATGCTCTCGTCCAAGAGCGGCGACGGCAAGATCTTTGAACTGATCGAGCAGGACCTGCGCGCACCCGGCTACGACCTTCACTCGATGGTGGTCAGCAGCGACACCGGAGAACTCAAGCCCACGGACTTCATCATCAAGTCCGAGCAGTTCGGAATCCCCCAGAAGCGCCACCGGGTCATCATCGTGGGCCTCCGTCGGGACGCCCAGCTTCCGGCCCCAAAGGTCCTCGAATCCCGCGAACCTGTAAGCGTGCAGGACGCCATCTGGTCTCTGCCCCATCTGCGCTCGGGTATTTCCCGCCGACCGCAGTCCACTTGGGAGGACTGGGCGACGATACGCGCGCAAGCGCACAAGTTCTTACAGGCGCTTCCGGGCAAAGAGCGCGCGTCCGCTCCCAGCCTCTACGAACTCGAGACCAAGTCGAACTCCGTCCGCCCCCCGGAGCCCTTCGACAAAGCCTCCGCAGCAGGTGAGCTCCAAACATGGCTCCGTAAAGATGCCGCACCTGTTACGTGGAACCACGAGGCCCGTGGCCACATGCTTGAAGACTTGGTTCGCTATTACTTGCTGGCTGCGCTGGTGACGGCCGACGGTTCGAGTCCGAAGGTGCGCAGCCTGCCGACTGCCCACTGGCCCAAGCACAACAACATCAACAACGTAGTGGTGCCCTTCGAGGATCGGTTCCGGGTCCAGGCGTGGGGGAAACCTTCATCCACTGTCGTGTCTCACATCGCCAAGGACGGGCACTACTACATTCACCCTGACCATGAACAGATGCGCAGTCTGACCGTGCGGGAAGCGGCGCGGCTGCAGACCTTCCCCGACAACTACATCTTCCTAGGGAACCGGACCCAGCAGTACACGCAGGTTGGGAACGCGGTCCCGCCGCTGCTGGCCTCAAAAATCGCGCAGAGGATCGCGGAGGTTCTCGGCTCAACCCTCTTGGGTGTGCAGCGGTCAAACCTTGACCTCTAA